The bacterium genome includes a region encoding these proteins:
- a CDS encoding RtcB family protein, with protein sequence MQSLKMNSPMLVDVAEAEALIPVDGATPIRVFATQAIRDGFDDLCLRQAINTRRAPGVQNVVLNPDAHAGYGAPVGCVVVSPDHIYPGPVGVDIKCSMSLLQLDLPEEALRERPLRRALINAICERTPTGAGRGSRHAKKGRYITNDVGRLVATEGATPEVCEALGIPVVWTARCEDSSHAGHDGTADSLRERFARLAASLPADRVFGKLRQLGSYGGGNHFGECNVVRVEDEMRDVADAFGLRDGNVSFLSHCGSRGFGYMLADAQFRSLQEFFRTWSIPFPGGDRELVYAPLGTRRANEYLDDMAMGGNFAIVNHLLINALVLEAFQEVLPGTTGRLVYYISHNFARREVIGNREVYVHRKGATRAYPAGHFSLKDTPFHETGHPILLPGNPRDGSVVMVAQDGAERSCFSVNHGAGRALSRTAAIKSLDQDTIDAELDEHDILSNRRRYPRDEAPAAYKDFGEVVRTVKTAGLAKTVARLRACFVLKDSDRSLRGQA encoded by the coding sequence ATGCAGTCCCTTAAAATGAATTCCCCGATGCTGGTCGATGTGGCAGAAGCCGAGGCGCTGATCCCGGTCGACGGCGCAACGCCGATCCGCGTATTCGCAACGCAAGCCATTCGCGATGGATTCGACGACTTGTGCCTGCGCCAGGCGATCAATACGCGCCGCGCTCCGGGCGTGCAGAATGTTGTTCTGAACCCCGACGCTCACGCTGGCTACGGTGCACCTGTCGGATGCGTTGTGGTCTCTCCGGATCATATCTACCCCGGACCGGTCGGCGTGGACATCAAGTGCTCGATGTCGTTGCTTCAACTGGACCTTCCGGAGGAAGCGCTTCGCGAGCGCCCGCTGCGCCGCGCGCTGATCAACGCGATCTGCGAACGCACACCGACGGGCGCCGGCCGAGGCTCGCGCCATGCGAAGAAAGGCCGTTACATCACGAACGATGTCGGGCGCCTCGTCGCGACGGAAGGCGCAACTCCGGAAGTTTGCGAAGCGCTCGGCATCCCGGTCGTATGGACCGCGCGGTGCGAAGACTCGTCCCATGCAGGCCACGACGGAACGGCGGATTCATTGCGCGAGCGATTCGCCCGCCTGGCCGCGTCGCTTCCGGCCGATCGCGTGTTCGGAAAGTTGCGCCAGCTTGGATCCTACGGCGGCGGAAACCACTTTGGTGAATGCAACGTCGTGCGCGTTGAAGACGAGATGCGCGATGTCGCCGATGCGTTTGGACTGCGCGACGGAAACGTCTCGTTCCTGTCGCACTGCGGCTCGCGCGGCTTCGGATACATGTTGGCCGACGCACAGTTTCGATCGCTGCAGGAGTTCTTTCGCACGTGGTCGATTCCGTTCCCCGGCGGCGATCGCGAGCTCGTCTACGCGCCGCTCGGAACGCGCCGAGCCAATGAGTATCTCGATGACATGGCGATGGGCGGAAACTTCGCGATCGTCAACCACTTGCTGATCAACGCGCTTGTGCTGGAGGCGTTTCAGGAAGTGTTGCCGGGTACGACGGGGCGGCTGGTCTACTACATCAGCCACAACTTCGCCCGACGCGAAGTCATCGGCAACCGCGAAGTGTACGTGCATCGCAAGGGCGCAACGCGAGCGTATCCGGCCGGGCACTTCTCGCTGAAGGACACGCCGTTCCACGAAACCGGTCATCCGATTCTCCTGCCGGGAAATCCGCGAGACGGATCGGTCGTCATGGTTGCACAGGACGGCGCAGAGCGAAGTTGCTTCAGCGTGAATCATGGTGCGGGCCGCGCGCTCAGCCGGACCGCTGCGATCAAGTCGCTCGACCAGGACACGATCGATGCGGAACTCGATGAGCACGACATCCTGTCGAATCGTCGCCGCTACCCGCGCGACGAAGCGCCCGCGGCGTACAAGGACTTCGGCGAAGTCGTGCGCACCGTCAAAACGGCAGGACTCGCGAAGACAGTTGCGCGATTGCGCGCGTGCTTCGTGCTGAAGGACTCGGACAGAAGTTTGCGCGGACAGGCATGA
- the rtcA gene encoding RNA 3'-terminal phosphate cyclase: MITIDGSQGEGGGQIIRSALALSILTQQPIRMVRIRAGRKKPGVLRQHLTALKAAARISNGYLEGAAIGASEVQFHPGAVVAGTYEFAVGTAGSTTLVLQTILLPLLMADGPSHVELRGGTHNPMAPPFPFIKDVYLPLLARMGASVEARLLRPGFYPAGGGAMQVTVHPAKALKPIALLDRGKIVSREAEALVADLDPGIGARELNVVKRALQFNDSELRLTETRKRHGPGNVLMIRFEAEHITEMFSAFGERRVSAESVARRAVGRAEQWLQADVPVGPYLADQLLLPVAVAGGGEFVTIPPLPHTTTNAAIIEKFLPVRVTFETMEENRVLVRVQPPR; this comes from the coding sequence ATGATCACGATCGACGGTTCACAAGGTGAAGGCGGAGGGCAGATCATCCGATCTGCCCTCGCGCTTTCCATTCTCACGCAGCAGCCGATTCGGATGGTTCGCATTCGTGCGGGCCGCAAGAAGCCCGGTGTGCTGCGCCAGCACTTGACCGCGCTGAAAGCCGCGGCGCGCATTTCCAATGGTTACCTGGAAGGCGCCGCGATCGGCGCGTCTGAAGTGCAATTCCATCCCGGCGCTGTCGTTGCCGGCACATACGAGTTCGCCGTCGGCACGGCGGGCAGCACGACGCTGGTGCTGCAGACGATTCTTCTGCCGTTGCTGATGGCAGACGGACCGTCGCACGTCGAACTGCGCGGCGGAACGCACAACCCGATGGCGCCCCCGTTTCCGTTCATCAAGGACGTGTACTTGCCCTTGTTGGCGCGAATGGGAGCATCCGTCGAAGCGCGTCTGCTCCGTCCCGGGTTCTACCCCGCCGGCGGTGGCGCGATGCAGGTGACCGTGCATCCGGCGAAGGCACTGAAGCCGATTGCATTGCTCGATCGTGGCAAGATCGTCAGCCGCGAGGCGGAAGCCCTTGTGGCGGATCTCGATCCGGGCATCGGTGCGCGCGAGTTGAACGTCGTGAAGCGCGCGCTCCAGTTCAACGACTCGGAGTTACGCTTGACCGAGACACGCAAACGCCACGGGCCGGGCAACGTCTTGATGATTCGATTCGAGGCCGAGCATATCACCGAGATGTTCAGTGCGTTCGGCGAGCGGCGCGTTTCGGCGGAAAGCGTGGCACGCCGCGCCGTCGGCCGCGCCGAGCAGTGGCTGCAGGCAGACGTCCCTGTTGGGCCCTACCTGGCGGACCAGCTTCTGCTGCCGGTGGCCGTTGCGGGCGGTGGCGAGTTCGTGACGATTCCGCCGCTGCCGCACACAACAACCAACGCGGCGATCATCGAGAAGTTCCTCCCCGTCCGCGTGACGTTCGAGACGATGGAAGAAAACCGCGTACTCGTTCGCGTGCAACCACCCCGCTAA